CCACTGAGAACCTTTAATAAACCCAATTTCTGCAAAACATCCAGCGGTGCCTCTAGAGCCACATCAGGAATAAAACAAGGACCAGAActgataaataatatttattaatcaaCATGGAGGCAACAGCGATCAGAACCGCTCACCTACAGAGACAGAACCGGGTTAGAGCGTCTAACAAGTCAGGGTTTGGGTTTACTTCACATTCTCAGTTTTCATCTGAGAAAATAGCAGGATTCTgttcacagtttgttttctcactTCTGTTTTAACCGAGTTAAACTAAAGACCCATGAATGCATCTTTGAACCAACTGAACATTCATTCAGTGTCGGTGGACCTTTAGTTCCAAACCAACCCGAACGCTGTCCAGAACCCAGCTGTAAGGTTAGTTACTGCAGTCACAGCTCGTAGGGTTTTGGCTGAGGCCCGTTAATCCAGACTTCCTCCAAGATGACATCCCAGGTAAACGGTGAACTCCTGATTGTCTCTACAAAGAAATAAACCATGAGTGATTAGCCAGACCTCTTCAATTGGGTCTTTCCTGATCTTAAAGGTGTTCTACAGATTAGTGGAGTCTCAGgcactttaaatgttctgtgtttaGTGTCCATCATCAAAGACCAGAGAGAAAAGATGCTCATATGTACAAGGACTATAAAACTCCTTGTACAACAGATatgattaaaacatttcctcAAAGCCAATGGTTTCCTCAACCAGCCTCTGCACCTCCCTGAAGCCGCCCTCTGACCCAAAAGGAACTCCAATCTTCATCATTCCGTCTCGGTGAACCAGACCGAGACGTTTAGAGGCGACAGTAGCTTTGTCCAGTAGGAAACCCTCCAGCCTGACGCCATCGCTCCAACTTTTACATCCTGCTCCCTCCCCAACCAGAGCGGAGAGGACCGAGGGACCGACTGCCAACAAACAATCCAGAATctgaagggaagaaaaagcAAGGCCGTCTGGTTCAGACTCACCTTTTGTTCTGTGTGAGCTGACTGAGTGTGCAGGCCAAtcagcagcagagacagagacaccTGAATAGTCTCAACTGGAACATCATCAACctgagaaaagaacaaaatgtcacTATTTCCGTTAAAAGCAGGAACGAAACTGAAGAAATGAATAGTTTCTGATTCCAAGATCGATCCGATTCCCCAGGTAAACGGGTCCAGGAAACTACTAACCATCTTCACACTACAAGACAGTTAGTTCCACCAGCTTGAATTTAATGTAGAGGACACTGTGGTACTGCAGCTCTTCTTTTAAAACAGTACAGAAATGGTTAGTTGTCAGAATTTAGAGTTGAAGTTTGCATGAAATCAAGCTGTTGGATTCAGCCATTAATGGCTAAAACCTGGTGTTGGTTCATCCCACCATGGAGACTCAGCATGAGGCCGAGTGCAGATCGAAGTATCGCCCTCCTGGAGGCGGGTCAACCCTAACCCACCGCCGGGCCTCTGGAACCGACCTGAGGCGGTCTGCCAGGACCAGCTGCCGGTCCTCTGAGCCTGAAGACCACAAACCAAACGCCTCACCGTTACAGGTTCAGACCCAGCTCAGGTCAGGGATGAAAGTCAACGACACACCTGGTCCTGAAGAACTGACCGAGGGACGCCCATCACTGCTGACACATGAAGACTCTGTTCACGTTCAGCTGACAACAAACCACAGCAGGTCAGTCAGCTGGTTACCAGGCAACAGCAGCTGTGTTAATGGACCCTGTAGTCCTCCTCACAGCTGAGCTCCGTGTCCAGGACAGGCTGCTCAACCTGCCGTCGCTCAGCGGCTCGTTCAGCTTGAAGGTGAAGGCCTGGTCATTCTGGAGAGAAACAGACTCACCGGAACGCCTGGTGCAAAGACCGGTTGAGGTCATCAACCGGCAGGGGGGATTCAGGACAGGTGGACACGCCCTCCAGGGACATGAGGACACGTGTCAGTAAATAATGCACAGTAAACTTTTTAATCATTGTatagaagaaaatcttttcaaaatattcattGTTTGACTACTTTTAAACAAGAAGTTTGGGAGGCGAAGCTGGTTGTGGGTGAAGCAGGAGAAAAACGATGCTCTGAAGACGGTGAAGCTGTCCGGCGTGACGGTGCTGGTGGTGTAACCACAGCGGGAGGCGAGACGCCGGGGTCGCCGTCCATCCGCTGGCGGCGCAGGGGTCGCCGTCCGTCTGCGTCTAAATGAGGACATCAGAGACGCGGACGCTCCCGGCATCGAGTTCAGTGAAGAAGAACTGACCAATGGCTTCGAAGCGAGGCGGACCCACAGGTACCGATCCTGACACTCCGACTGAGCCACACCTGAAAATCTGCTCAACAactgaaggtcaaaggtcaggaatgTTCCGGAAAACTGTGGTGAAGCTGCCATCACCTGGGCCTCCAGAAACCCAGAGAACGGCTGGAAGAGCGTTTTCATGACCGAGCATCTCCTGCCAACATGTGAGCTCCGACCAGAGGCTGGTCAGGAGCAGCAGAATGAAATCAGACATTCCTGACAGACCTGGAGGTTTGTAGAGAAACAGTTAACTTGGAGGAATCGGAGCCAAAATCTGCTGTTTTACCCTCCGACTGGCCCCGGACCCTGGTTCCTCTCATGAAGCAGCAGCACAGGTGAGCCCTCACCTGTCCAGAATGGAACTGTCCCCTCTGGTCATTTAAAAGTAGACAAGCGATTCAGATTTTGTAAAgagtttcctccagaaaactggCTGCAGCTCCGACTCCACTGAGGAGAGCACCAGGTGGGCTAATCACCTGGTTGTCATAGTAACCAGGGAGGGAGTCCAGGTGAAGCTGCTTGTGGATGATTGCAGCTGAAACCTCCTGCGTTCCCATGTGAGCGGTACCGGTACCAACCGGGCCTGGACTCAGACTGGGCTTCTCCTATCAGAACCACTGGCTGAGACTGAGCTGGACCCGAGCCGAGTCTTAAACGGGTCGTTAGAACCCAGAATGGTTCTGACCAGGGATCCATAATGGAAACGTTTCCTGCAGAAGCTTCTGAATTCTGCACcaaatattagaataaatgTGAACTGACTGCTGGAAATTTAtcaaatgatatatttttaaataatttatttaataaacgTTTTGTCGTTTAGGTAATTATTGTAATTCTAACAATAATCCTGTTAAGTTTTAAATATGCTCTGGAATTATTATGAACTTTTCACATTGAATTTCTTCAGACTAAACCCTCCATATAGagtcaaacatattttaacatgaAACTCTTTATTAAAATTACACTTCATTTAATGATCAGAGTGTCCGTCTGCTGCCAGGTCCAGTTAAAGCTCCACTCCTCGGTTCTGGTTTCCACACCGGCGTCGGAAAGGAGTCCAGAGCCCAGACGCTGCAGAACGGTGAGTTCAGGACGCGTCTTCGTCTGGGACGCGTCTCCAGGTGTgactccaggtgtgtgtgtgtgtgtgtgtgtgtgtgtgtgcaggtaaGCGTCAGATCCAGCAGCTGGGCAGCCAGCTGCAGCTCAACCAGCACTGCCTGGACACGGCCTTCAACTTCTTCAAGCTGGTCGTCAGCAAACACCTGACCAGAGGCCGGCGGACGGAGCACGTCATCGCCGCCTGCCTCTACCTGGTGTGCCGCACCGAAGGCACGCCCCGTATCCTAGCAACCAGCCACCTGCCTGCTGCTTGTCTTTCCACATCTTAGTTTttaaactccaaattatttttttattgagattatCCACTAATAAAAGTAAGGTATGATaatctttctaaataaaaaatgttctaatGAAAAGAAAGTGTTTTATCTTCCTACTTcttaaatttttgttaaatttgagaTTACCTCAAATTACTAATCTCTCTTTAAATACAACCTCAAACCTGATTGTCTCTGAAGTAACAAATGTAACAAAGGGAAGCTAATTCCGAAAAATCTAAATAACTATTAAAATGACTATATTATagtttaaaaagtagaaaaataaaaaggcagttGTATCTTTATTCTATGTagatatgtaaataaaaatcaagtcctgaaaatattaaaaaaaataaaaatttcttcctttgtaaagaaaaacagaagaaatgaataaaaatgtattttttattggatttcCTTCCCTGTCAGTCGgatcagcagctgcagaatAAAGAAGAACCCGTTCAGAACTCAAGGAATCGTTCAGTGAGTGAACCGGTTCTGATTCGACCCGTTTCTTTCCTGAACTGGGCTTCAGACATGCTACTGGACCTGAGCGACCTGCTGCAGGTAAGAGCAACATGGGAGCAGCCAGCTGCAGCGTCTCTGAGCTCTGGACCAATCACAGAGCGTCTCTGTGTCCAGGTGAACGTCTACATCCTGGGGAAGACCTTCCTGCTGTTGGCCCGGGAGCTGTGCATCAACGCGCCCGCCATCGGTGAGACTTCCTGTCGCATCAGGTCACGTGACTCGCCAGTAACATGTCAAATTTAGCTAAAACAGCAGCGATTAGACCTACAGAATGACATTTCCCAGCATGCTCTCTGCTGAAGAAAGGTTTATCTATAGTGACCTCTGGTGGTGGCTGCAGGAAACTacatcacataaaaacaaactgcaatttCAATCACACTAACTTTAATGATTGAAACACCTCAAcctatcagaaccagaaccgctaACGCTATTAGTACTGTAGCTGCTAACGCTATCAGTATTGTAGCCGCTAACGCTATCAGATCTGTAGCCGCTAATGCTATCAGTATTGTAGCCGCTAACGCTATCAGATCTGTAGCCGCTAACGCTATCAGTACTGTAGCCGCTAATGCTATCAGTATTGTAGCTGCTAACGCTATCAGAACCAGACTATCCCTCCTGGATTGAGGCCTTCAGGCCGTCAGGTCCAGCTTCAGCAGTAAAAGATCAGTTCTGGGATCTGCCCCCCCTGCACTCCGGTACCGTTGGTGCTGTCCGAGGagcactggaactggaaggtCACCTTCCCACACTGCACCTCGGTCATTCCCTCCTGTCCAAAGTAGCTGAGCTCGTTCCCGTCCAGGACGGCGCTGACCGTGTAGAAGGTGTCTTGCTCCACCTGGACGGGGTGTTCGAACCAGACGGGGAAGGTGCTGCTTGACCCATCTGATAGAAACTTGGTGAGGTTCTGGGCCAGAAGGGTTCCCTGTCGCTTCAACTCGATCCTCACGCTGTACTCGGCCTTCCCGCCGCTTGACCCGTACAGGCCCAGCCCGGCCATGAAGATCCTGCGGTCTACGGCGAACTGGATGCTGTCACAGCGCCCCCTGTAGCGCCACTGGTTGCTGCGATAGGCGGACGCCTGGAAGCGGTGGCACCACTGCGGCGCCAGGCCGACCCGTTTCCCCACAGGGAAGTCCAGTTGGGGTTTGTTGGTGGCAGTGTACCACAGGAAGATGTTATGGGTCTCCACCAGTGTCAGAACCTCCGACTGCGCCGGTCCGTCTGCAAACTCCTGCAGAGACATGGAGGGGACCCGGAGCAGGTACAGAGCCTTCCCAAGCACGGCCCGCTGGTTCCGAGGGATCACCGGCAGTCCCTGGCGCCGGCACTCTGCCGCCGCCCAGTTCAGCGCCGCCTGGAACACCGCTGCCTCGCGGATGTTGAGCGTCTCCCTCTGCAGGACAATCTCCAGCGTGGGCCGATCGATCTCACAGAACCCTTCAGACCGCAGCGCCAGCTCGGCCTGCGCGTCGATCACCTCCCAGCAGCGCTCCGTAAGCTCCGCCTCCTCAAACAGCCGACTCTGGGACAGCAGCACGCAGGCGTTCTTGGCCTCCAGGCTCGTCTCCAGGAAGCCCACGCACGCCTTCGCCACGGCCGGGACGATGTACTTCTTGGCGGCGTAGAGCGTGGCTAGAACCGTGTCGGCGTCCAGCTCCACTTCATCGCTGTACATGTACCTGAGACACAGGAGGGGACATTAGAGACCTCGGACCCAGATCTACTCTGGACCAGAACTCTGAAGAAGGTTCCGGATATGACGTTCCTGGGTTCTGCTGGTTTCTAGTGAAGACGCCACATCTAGTGATTGGTACGAAGTTCAAGACCAGTAAGAGGAAGCATCTGGACCTCTCTGAACCGGTCTGAAACTGCTCTGAATAGGTCCAATCCAGTCTGACCCTGTCTGAGTACGACTTAGTGAGTCAACACTAAGGTCCGAACTAAGTCATACCCAATGTGAATAGATTTACATTGGCCTGAATGGGTCAGAACCGCTGTGACCATCGTCTGTCTGGGTCTGACTTTGATCTACAGCATTCTGAACCAAACAGTTCTGGTGGTTCAGTGGTGGTTCTGGAACCGTGTCTGGACTCACTTCAACAGGGTGAGGAAAGCAGCTGGTTCCACGTCCGGGATGTGGATTTCCGACTGTCCTTCCGCCAGATCTCCATAGAACATGGCTCCAAACACAGAGCTGCCGACCGCCAGGACGTACTGGAACACAGTCAGAAAATGGGTCAGAACCGGCCGGCAGAAACACACCAAGAGCACAGGATCGCTCCAGACCAGGTTCTGTACCTTATGAGCCGGGACCGTCTGCGTTTCTCCAGGTGGACCCACGATGAAGTGGATGTCGGCCATGTGCTCGTTGTTGAACATCAGAGCGTTCCTGCAGACAAACAGGAACCAACTGCtgtcagcagggggcgccacgTCACGTCACCCGCCCACAGGGGGCGCCGTTCAGGCCGTTTAGGAGTTCAAAGTGGTGCAGTCAGACCTGGTTGAACCCGGTTCACACTGAAAGTAATTTATGGTTCTGAACCGGTCCAAACTGCGACCAGAACCTAAAGACACTGAAACATAGTGGAATGTGAAGCCCCGCCCACACCGCCATGTTGTTGTTTACCTCTCCCTCAGGGTGGGGTGGGCTCCCTGCCAGCTGAGtctctcatcatcatcatcatcatcatcatcgtcgtcgtcgtcgATGCCGACGGTGTTCCGCTCGGCGGA
The Gambusia affinis linkage group LG22, SWU_Gaff_1.0, whole genome shotgun sequence DNA segment above includes these coding regions:
- the LOC122825313 gene encoding BTB/POZ domain-containing protein 6-B-like, which codes for MAAELFSTSLPHGEDEEEEETKKNFVQLSEPEESAERNTVGIDDDDDDDDDDDDERLSWQGAHPTLRERNALMFNNEHMADIHFIVGPPGETQTVPAHKYVLAVGSSVFGAMFYGDLAEGQSEIHIPDVEPAAFLTLLKYMYSDEVELDADTVLATLYAAKKYIVPAVAKACVGFLETSLEAKNACVLLSQSRLFEEAELTERCWEVIDAQAELALRSEGFCEIDRPTLEIVLQRETLNIREAAVFQAALNWAAAECRRQGLPVIPRNQRAVLGKALYLLRVPSMSLQEFADGPAQSEVLTLVETHNIFLWYTATNKPQLDFPVGKRVGLAPQWCHRFQASAYRSNQWRYRGRCDSIQFAVDRRIFMAGLGLYGSSGGKAEYSVRIELKRQGTLLAQNLTKFLSDGSSSTFPVWFEHPVQVEQDTFYTVSAVLDGNELSYFGQEGMTEVQCGKVTFQFQCSSDSTNGTGVQGGQIPELIFYC